One genomic segment of Gymnogyps californianus isolate 813 chromosome 8, ASM1813914v2, whole genome shotgun sequence includes these proteins:
- the DNASE2B gene encoding deoxyribonuclease-2-beta, which translates to MPAGSAWCHPALLLLLSSTPLWAAEISCRNEDGETVDWFALYKLPKHAKGEIPMLGLEYMYMDALAPQWQLGKYLVNMTQGALGQTLKQLYETYESERNSIAYAIYNDEVPESDSDGWKRGHTKGFLLLDKSQGFWVIHSVPLFPPIPEDGYGYPATGESYGQTAICITFKYDQFTEIDQQMLSYNPGIYSCSIPNIFQADLPNLQRLCAGSRLPSVPLRHLSKLQSAHGETFLHFAKSHLFIDDIYVAWMAQELKTDLLAESWQHSGQKLPSNCSLDYHVYNINLIGMPLNSTFYSINDHSKWAVSREYKDQWTCIGDLNRAAEQAWRSGGFICTQNEHIYKAFRHLIIHYESCTDASTLI; encoded by the exons ATGCCTGCGGGATCTGCATGGTGTCACCCTGCTTTGCTATTGCTTCTCTCCTCCACGCCCCTGTGGGCAGCTGAGATTTCCTGCAGGAATGAAGACGGGGAGACAGTCGATTG GTTTGCTCTTTACAAGTTGCCAAAACATGCCAAAGGAGAGATTCCCATGCTGGGGCTGGAATACATGTACATGGATGCCCTGGCTCCTCAGTGGCAGCTTGGTAAATACCTCGTCAACATGACACAGGGTGCTCTGGGACAAACACTGAAGCAGCTGTATGAGACATATGAATCCGAG AGGAACAGCATTGCATATGCGATATACAACGATGAGGTCCCTGAATCAGACTCTGATGGGTGGAAAAGAGGACATACCAAAG GATTTCTGCTCTTGGACAAATCACAGGGCTTCTGGGTGATTCACAGCGTGCCCCTGTTCCCTCCCATCCCTGAGGATGGTTATGGGTATCCAGCTACTGGGGAGTCCTACGGACAGACGGCCATCTGTATAACCTTCAAATATGACCAGTTCACAGAAATAG ACCAACAGATGCTGAGTTATAATCCAGGAATCTACAGCTGTTCCATCCCTAACATCTTCCAAGCTGATCTCCCAAATCTGCAGAGGCTCTGTGCAGGGTCCAGGCTGCCTTCGGTCCCCTTGCGCCACCTCTCCAAGCTCCAGTCGGCTCACGGAGAAACCTTTCTCCACTTTGCAAAGTCACACTTGTTCATAGATG ATATCTACGTGGCCTGGATGGCTCAGGAACTGAAGACCGATTTGTTGGCTGAATCCTGGCAGCATTCCGGCCAAAAACTTCCCTCAAATTGCTCTCTCGACTACCACGTCTACAACATAAACCTGATAGGGATGCCATTGAATTCCACCTTTTATTCCATTAATGATCATTCCAAATGGGCTGTTTCAAGGGAATACAAAGATCAGTGGACCTGCATCGGAGACTTAAACCGCGCTGCTGAGCAAGCTTGGAGAAGTGGTGGGTTCATCTGTACACAGAACGAACACATCTACAAAGCCTTCAGGCATTTGATAATCCACTATGAAAGTTGCACTGATGCTTCCACGTTGATATAA